In a single window of the Limnochorda sp. L945t genome:
- a CDS encoding mechanosensitive ion channel family protein, producing the protein MMGAPGPASAQSLWQALVVQPVEALGAALYAYLPRVGGAILVLAAGRIAAGVLRRLARDVLRATGFDVVMQRLGLSALLQRGSIAKRPSELAAQGIFWLVIVSAVMLAFDVVGLDNAAVLVRQLVDFLPRLLAALALVALGLWAADASGRFMEQAAGAAGLPGPGMWGQLVRWGVLGFAIVAVLEQLQIASATLRAGLLALLAAGPVGVAIAMGLGGQGVARELIAGQAVRSMLRPGERVELKLDGRRLRGRVERFDLTATWIRPDTEGEGAGEESHLVGVPHSYLTSQAVSIVRPAP; encoded by the coding sequence ATGATGGGAGCACCGGGCCCGGCGTCGGCGCAAAGCCTGTGGCAGGCGCTCGTCGTGCAGCCGGTGGAGGCCCTGGGCGCGGCCTTGTATGCCTACCTGCCCCGGGTCGGCGGCGCCATCCTGGTCCTGGCCGCCGGCCGCATCGCGGCGGGCGTGCTCCGGCGGCTGGCACGGGACGTCCTGCGAGCGACGGGCTTCGACGTGGTGATGCAGCGGCTGGGCCTGAGCGCCCTCTTGCAGCGCGGGAGCATCGCCAAGCGCCCCTCGGAGCTGGCGGCGCAAGGGATTTTCTGGCTCGTCATCGTCTCGGCGGTCATGCTGGCCTTCGACGTGGTCGGGCTGGATAACGCCGCCGTGCTCGTACGGCAGCTCGTCGACTTCCTGCCGCGGCTGTTGGCGGCGCTGGCGCTGGTCGCATTGGGCTTGTGGGCGGCCGACGCCTCGGGGCGGTTCATGGAACAGGCGGCCGGCGCGGCGGGGTTGCCGGGACCCGGCATGTGGGGCCAGCTGGTACGCTGGGGGGTGCTGGGCTTTGCGATCGTGGCGGTGCTCGAACAGCTCCAGATCGCCTCGGCTACGTTGCGGGCCGGGCTGCTGGCACTGCTCGCCGCAGGCCCCGTCGGGGTTGCGATTGCGATGGGACTGGGCGGGCAGGGCGTCGCCCGGGAACTCATCGCAGGCCAGGCCGTCCGCAGCATGCTGCGCCCCGGAGAGCGGGTGGAGCTAAAGCTCGACGGCCGGCGCCTGAGAGGCCGGGTCGAACGCTTCGACCTCACGGCGACCTGGATCCGGCCAGACACGGAAGGGGAAGGGGCCGGCGAGGAAAGCCACCTGGTGGGCGTGCCCCACTCCTACCTCACGTCACAGGCCGTGAGCATCGTCAGACCGGCCCCCTGA
- a CDS encoding MBL fold metallo-hydrolase gives MTDPTHGVTSGPPAHGLRVVTLPVGMLEANCYLLIDEASGTVVVIDPGADASRILEAIGSRHVTHLLLTHGHFDHVGALAPLKEATRAPILAHPADRDMLHMAPDAAALFTGEPVPQPPAPDAALEHGQRIAVASVELQVRHTPGHSPGSVVFVMTRPTPAVFSGDTLFAGSVGRTDMPGGDPEALHRSIREQLLSLDDATPVYPGHGPSTTIGRERTTNPFLLRSEPAVACSGGRSDDAHGL, from the coding sequence ATGACGGATCCCACGCACGGCGTCACGTCCGGCCCGCCCGCCCACGGGCTCCGGGTGGTCACCCTCCCCGTCGGGATGCTCGAGGCCAACTGCTACCTGCTGATCGACGAGGCATCCGGCACGGTCGTGGTGATCGACCCGGGAGCCGACGCCTCCCGCATCCTCGAGGCCATCGGCTCCCGTCACGTAACCCATCTCCTGCTGACGCACGGGCATTTCGACCACGTGGGCGCGCTCGCGCCGCTGAAGGAGGCGACCCGTGCCCCGATCCTGGCTCACCCGGCCGACCGGGACATGCTGCACATGGCACCCGACGCGGCGGCGCTCTTCACGGGCGAGCCGGTGCCGCAGCCGCCCGCTCCCGACGCGGCCCTCGAGCACGGGCAACGGATCGCCGTCGCCAGCGTGGAGCTGCAGGTCCGGCACACCCCGGGCCACAGCCCCGGCAGCGTGGTCTTCGTGATGACCCGCCCCACCCCGGCCGTCTTCTCCGGCGACACCCTGTTCGCCGGCAGCGTAGGGCGTACGGACATGCCCGGCGGCGATCCCGAGGCGCTGCACCGCTCCATCCGCGAGCAACTGCTCTCCCTCGACGACGCGACCCCCGTCTACCCCGGGCACGGCCCTTCGACGACCATCGGCCGGGAGCGCACCACCAACCCGTTCTTGCTGCGGAGCGAGCCGGCCGTGGCTTGTTCAGGGGGCCGGTCTGACGATGCTCACGGCCTGTGA